A portion of the Oculatellaceae cyanobacterium genome contains these proteins:
- a CDS encoding sigma-70 family RNA polymerase sigma factor encodes MNQAINQSIPASWSMIEASNPQAFVQPDKLANYDLILRCQTAARPDRTAFAELMRRYQSQVDKILYHLAPDWQDRSDLAQEVWIRVYRNINRLQEPEKFRGWLSRIATNLFYDELRKRKRKSQPLSLDARYTTEDSEMDWEIASDEPSPEENLTTREFYEQLRDAIAQLPEVFRTAIVLREIEGMAYEEIAELTGVSLGTVKSRIARARTRLQSQLQPYLDA; translated from the coding sequence ATGAATCAAGCTATAAATCAATCTATCCCTGCTTCTTGGTCAATGATTGAAGCATCTAACCCTCAAGCTTTTGTGCAACCCGACAAGCTTGCCAACTATGACTTAATTTTACGCTGTCAGACAGCCGCACGTCCCGATCGCACTGCCTTTGCAGAATTGATGCGGAGATATCAATCCCAGGTTGATAAGATTTTGTATCATCTAGCTCCTGACTGGCAAGACCGCTCAGATTTAGCGCAAGAAGTTTGGATTAGAGTTTACCGCAATATCAATCGTTTGCAGGAACCAGAAAAGTTTCGCGGTTGGTTAAGCCGGATTGCGACTAACTTGTTTTATGATGAGTTACGTAAACGCAAACGTAAATCTCAGCCGTTATCCCTTGATGCTCGTTACACAACAGAAGATAGCGAGATGGATTGGGAAATTGCTTCAGATGAGCCTAGTCCAGAAGAAAATTTGACTACACGGGAATTTTACGAACAATTGCGTGATGCGATCGCACAATTACCTGAAGTATTTCGTACTGCCATTGTACTACGTGAAATTGAAGGTATGGCTTATGAGGAAATAGCAGAACTCACGGGTGTATCCTTGGGAACTGTAAAGTCAAGAATTGCCAGAGCTAGAACCAGGCTACAATCTCAGCTACAGCCCTATTTGGATGCTTAG
- a CDS encoding pentapeptide repeat-containing protein, whose protein sequence is MNRRLYQICCAVLFKFLFVVVLGIVAVGAIATPAWAEDYTKETLINVDFSNRVLTDSTFTKANLRNSNFSHADLRGVSLFGANLEFVNLEGANLSNATLDTAKFVKANLTNAVLEGAFAFNAKFDGAIIDGADFTDVLLRQDVQKQLCKIATGTNPTTGRQTHDTLLCP, encoded by the coding sequence ATGAATCGTAGGCTTTACCAGATCTGTTGTGCTGTCTTATTTAAATTTTTGTTTGTAGTAGTTCTAGGTATAGTAGCTGTCGGTGCGATCGCAACTCCCGCGTGGGCTGAAGACTATACCAAAGAAACTTTGATTAATGTTGATTTTTCCAATCGTGTACTAACGGATAGTACTTTTACTAAAGCAAACCTCCGCAATAGCAACTTCAGTCATGCAGATTTACGGGGTGTTAGCTTATTTGGGGCAAATTTAGAATTTGTCAACTTAGAAGGCGCTAATCTTTCCAACGCTACTCTAGATACAGCTAAATTTGTAAAAGCAAATTTGACCAACGCTGTACTTGAAGGAGCATTTGCCTTTAACGCCAAGTTTGATGGCGCAATTATTGATGGCGCAGATTTTACTGATGTACTTTTGCGTCAAGATGTCCAAAAACAATTGTGCAAAATCGCGACAGGAACCAACCCAACTACAGGGAGGCAAACACACGATACTTTGCTTTGTCCTTAA
- a CDS encoding YraN family protein, translating to MGEISPIINIGELGEQLVAKWLHAQNCEILHRRWHCRWGELDLIALLKPSEDDLSSSEKQLLFVEVKTRSQGNWDSDGLMAITPQKQAKIGKAAQMFLATYPDLADLPCRFDVALVRLQRCVTSSNISFSQVSDLSSIKPNSQAMLAFQGYQVILQDYIQAAFD from the coding sequence ATGGGGGAGATATCACCGATCATCAATATTGGTGAACTGGGAGAACAGCTTGTAGCCAAATGGTTACACGCTCAAAACTGCGAAATTTTGCATCGTCGTTGGCATTGTCGGTGGGGAGAGTTAGATTTGATTGCACTGCTAAAGCCATCTGAGGACGATTTGTCTTCAAGCGAGAAGCAGCTATTATTTGTGGAAGTTAAAACACGCAGTCAGGGTAATTGGGATAGTGATGGTTTAATGGCAATTACCCCCCAGAAGCAAGCAAAAATTGGGAAAGCAGCGCAAATGTTTTTAGCTACATACCCAGATTTAGCAGATTTACCTTGTCGATTTGATGTAGCGTTAGTTAGATTACAACGGTGCGTAACTTCTTCAAATATCAGCTTTTCTCAAGTAAGCGATTTATCTTCCATAAAGCCAAATTCTCAAGCAATGCTGGCTTTTCAAGGATATCAAGTTATTTTGCAAGATTATATTCAAGCTGCTTTTGATTGA